The following proteins are encoded in a genomic region of Actinomadura sp. NAK00032:
- a CDS encoding MoxR family ATPase, with the protein MTIATDVDEAAALLQDTLTEVKKVIVGQDHMVERMIVALLARGHCLIEGVPGVAKTLAVGTLARVVGGTFARLQFTPDLVPSDIVGTRIYHPSTEQFDVELGPVFVNFVLADEINRAPAKVQSALLEVMAERQVSLGGRTYPLPKPFIVLATQNPIESEGVYPLPEAQRDRFLMKIDVHHPAAHEELQILQRMSVDPPEAAQLLDTGRLAGLQRAAEEVSVHELIADYIVRLVMATREPEQYRLPDLRGVIEIGASPRATLGLASAARALALLSGRDYVLPDDVRAVARDVMSHRLVLTFDSLADGIDPGEVITQILAAVPPPRVVWNHGAAAVTTA; encoded by the coding sequence ATGACCATCGCCACCGACGTCGACGAGGCCGCGGCGCTCCTGCAGGACACCCTCACCGAGGTCAAGAAGGTCATCGTCGGCCAGGACCACATGGTCGAACGCATGATCGTCGCACTCCTCGCCCGCGGCCACTGCCTCATCGAAGGCGTCCCCGGCGTCGCCAAGACCCTGGCCGTCGGCACCCTCGCCCGCGTCGTCGGCGGCACCTTCGCCCGCCTCCAGTTCACCCCCGACCTCGTCCCCTCCGACATCGTCGGCACCCGCATCTACCACCCCTCCACCGAGCAGTTCGACGTCGAACTCGGCCCCGTCTTCGTCAACTTCGTCCTCGCCGACGAGATCAACCGCGCCCCCGCCAAGGTCCAGTCCGCCCTCCTGGAGGTCATGGCCGAACGCCAGGTCTCCCTCGGCGGCCGCACCTACCCCCTCCCCAAGCCCTTCATCGTCCTCGCCACCCAGAACCCCATCGAGTCCGAAGGCGTCTACCCCCTCCCCGAAGCCCAGCGCGACCGCTTCCTCATGAAGATCGACGTCCACCACCCCGCCGCCCACGAGGAACTCCAGATCCTCCAGCGGATGAGCGTCGACCCGCCCGAAGCCGCCCAGCTCCTCGACACCGGACGCCTCGCCGGCCTCCAGCGCGCCGCCGAAGAGGTCTCCGTCCACGAACTCATCGCCGACTACATCGTCCGGCTCGTCATGGCCACCCGCGAACCCGAGCAGTACCGCCTCCCCGACCTGCGCGGCGTCATCGAGATCGGCGCCAGCCCCCGCGCCACCCTCGGCCTGGCCTCCGCCGCCCGCGCCCTCGCCCTGCTGTCCGGACGCGACTACGTCCTGCCCGACGACGTCCGCGCCGTCGCCCGCGACGTCATGTCCCACCGCCTCGTCCTCACCTTCGACTCCCTCGCCGACGGCATCGACCCCGGCGAGGTCATCACCCAGATCCTCGCCGCCGTCCCCCCGCCCCGCGTCGTCTGGAACCACGGAGCCGCGGCGGTGACCACCGCATGA
- a CDS encoding DUF58 domain-containing protein, which translates to MSPRRADHGNPAAGPAAGRRRRGGGGKLAHLAPERTLRRLELQVTRRLDGLLNGEHLGLIPGPGTELAEARLYQPGEDDVRHMDWAVTARTTTPHVRDLVADHELEAWSLVDLTPSMDFGTGTMIKRDLAVAALAAVGFLTVRLGDRAGAYLLHTDGMRRWPARTGKAALYALLQSVLDAQSAGQGPGSRTGPAAPRDLAAAITSLDRGQTRRGLRVVISDFLANDGTDPLTAPTAAGPHGQQPDWERPLRRLAARHQVLAIEIIDPRELDLPDVGLVEMADPETGTVHEIVLSRRTRERYAAAAAAQRERNRAALRRCGAHHLVLRTDRDWIADVARFALRQRRAAGRPFTTAGVRP; encoded by the coding sequence ATGAGCCCGCGGCGCGCCGACCACGGGAACCCCGCCGCCGGCCCCGCCGCCGGACGGCGCCGCCGAGGCGGCGGCGGCAAGCTCGCCCACCTCGCCCCCGAACGCACTCTGCGCCGCCTGGAACTCCAGGTCACCCGCCGCCTCGACGGCCTCCTCAACGGCGAGCACCTCGGCCTGATCCCCGGCCCCGGCACCGAACTCGCCGAAGCCCGCCTCTACCAGCCCGGCGAGGACGACGTCCGCCACATGGACTGGGCCGTCACCGCCCGCACCACCACCCCCCACGTCCGCGACCTCGTCGCCGACCACGAACTCGAAGCCTGGTCCCTGGTCGACCTCACCCCCAGCATGGACTTCGGCACCGGCACCATGATCAAACGCGACCTCGCCGTCGCCGCCCTCGCCGCCGTCGGCTTCCTCACCGTCCGCCTCGGCGACCGCGCCGGCGCCTACCTCCTGCACACCGACGGCATGCGCCGCTGGCCCGCCCGCACCGGCAAGGCCGCCCTCTACGCCCTCCTGCAGTCGGTCCTGGACGCCCAGTCCGCCGGGCAGGGCCCCGGCTCCCGCACCGGCCCCGCCGCCCCCCGCGACCTCGCCGCCGCCATCACCTCCCTCGACCGCGGCCAGACCCGCCGCGGCCTGCGCGTCGTCATCTCCGACTTCCTCGCCAACGACGGCACCGACCCGCTCACCGCCCCCACCGCCGCCGGCCCGCACGGACAGCAGCCCGACTGGGAACGCCCGCTGCGCCGCCTCGCCGCCCGCCACCAAGTCCTCGCCATCGAGATCATCGACCCCCGCGAACTCGACCTCCCCGACGTCGGACTCGTCGAGATGGCCGACCCCGAGACCGGGACCGTCCACGAGATCGTGCTCAGCCGCCGCACCCGCGAGCGGTACGCCGCCGCGGCCGCCGCCCAGCGCGAGCGCAACCGCGCCGCCCTGCGCCGCTGCGGCGCCCACCATCTCGTCCTGCGCACCGACCGCGACTGGATCGCCGACGTCGCACGCTTCGCCCTCCGCCAGCGCCGTGCCGCAGGCCGGCCCTTCACGACCGCGGGAGTGCGCCCATGA
- a CDS encoding VWA domain-containing protein: MTFLSPERLWLLGLLPLLAAAYTVLQLRRSRYAVRFTNLALLSQVAPRRPGWRRHVAAGLFLIMILLMMVGFARPASSVKVPRDRATIMVAVDVSLSMMARDVSPSRFDAAKAAAKKFIGDLPRRFNVGVVAFAGNANLVAAPSADRAAAIASLDQLALAKRTAIGEAVFTSLQAVRSFDAEASQDPPPAHIVLLSDGDNTTGRSVQEAVDASRVAHIPVSTIAFGTPYGTVDIEGETTSVSVNKETLKTLADSTDGKAYEAADAGQLDEVYSNIGTSLGFRIEHRDIAARYIGIALLFALAAGGASLAWFSRLP, from the coding sequence ATGACCTTCCTGTCACCCGAACGCCTCTGGCTCCTCGGCCTCCTGCCGCTGCTGGCCGCGGCCTACACGGTCCTGCAGCTGCGCCGCAGCCGCTACGCCGTCCGCTTCACCAACCTCGCGCTGCTGTCCCAGGTCGCGCCCAGGCGGCCGGGCTGGCGCCGGCACGTCGCCGCCGGCCTGTTCCTCATCATGATCCTGCTGATGATGGTCGGGTTCGCGCGGCCCGCCTCCTCCGTCAAGGTCCCCCGCGACCGCGCCACCATCATGGTCGCCGTGGACGTGTCGCTGTCGATGATGGCCAGGGACGTCTCCCCCAGCCGCTTCGACGCCGCCAAGGCCGCCGCCAAGAAGTTCATCGGCGACCTGCCCCGCCGCTTCAACGTCGGCGTCGTCGCCTTCGCCGGCAACGCCAACCTCGTCGCCGCGCCGTCCGCCGACCGGGCCGCCGCCATCGCCTCCCTCGACCAGCTCGCCCTGGCCAAGCGCACCGCCATCGGCGAGGCCGTCTTCACCTCCCTGCAGGCCGTCCGGTCCTTCGACGCCGAGGCCAGCCAGGACCCGCCGCCCGCCCACATCGTGCTGCTGTCCGACGGGGACAACACCACCGGACGCTCCGTCCAGGAGGCCGTCGACGCCAGCCGCGTCGCCCACATCCCCGTCTCCACCATCGCGTTCGGCACCCCCTACGGCACCGTCGACATCGAGGGCGAGACCACCAGCGTCTCGGTCAACAAGGAGACCCTCAAGACCCTCGCCGACAGCACCGACGGCAAGGCCTACGAGGCCGCCGACGCCGGCCAGCTCGACGAGGTGTACAGCAACATCGGCACCTCCCTCGGCTTCCGGATCGAGCACCGCGACATCGCCGCCCGCTACATCGGCATCGCGCTGCTGTTCGCCCTCGCCGCCGGCGGCGCCTCCCTCGCCTGGTTCTCCCGCCTGCCCTGA
- a CDS encoding class I SAM-dependent methyltransferase — MGDHYFAERPGAASRRRTVDLVLPDLHLRLDTDSGVFSPDRVDPGTRVLLETVPPPPQHGDLLDLGCGYGPIALTLAKRSPLGTVWGVDVNRRALEIAEDNAKAAGLDNVRFRLADEIDPALRFTALWSNPPIRIGKAALHDLLLTWLPRLTPEGTAHLVVQKHLGSDSLQRWLTGQGFPTERIASRSAYRVLRVTSRTEGTTR; from the coding sequence GTGGGGGATCACTACTTCGCCGAGCGGCCCGGCGCCGCCAGCCGGCGCCGCACCGTCGACCTCGTCCTGCCCGACCTGCACCTGCGGCTCGACACCGACAGCGGCGTCTTCTCCCCCGACCGCGTCGACCCCGGCACCCGCGTCCTGCTGGAGACCGTCCCGCCACCCCCGCAGCACGGCGACCTCCTCGACCTCGGCTGCGGCTACGGGCCCATCGCCCTCACCCTGGCCAAGCGGTCCCCGTTGGGGACTGTCTGGGGCGTGGACGTCAACCGGAGAGCCTTGGAAATCGCCGAGGACAACGCCAAAGCCGCCGGCCTTGACAATGTAAGGTTCAGGCTGGCGGACGAGATCGACCCCGCGCTGCGCTTCACCGCGCTCTGGTCCAACCCCCCGATCCGCATCGGCAAGGCCGCCCTCCACGACCTCCTGCTCACCTGGCTCCCCCGCCTCACCCCCGAGGGCACCGCCCACCTCGTCGTCCAGAAGCACCTCGGCTCCGACTCCCTCCAGCGGTGGCTGACCGGCCAGGGCTTCCCCACCGAGCGGATCGCCTCCCGGTCCGCCTACCGCGTCCTGCGCGTCACGTCCCGCACGGAAGGCACCACCCGATGA
- a CDS encoding TrmH family RNA methyltransferase, with the protein MTTRDPKSTPEPAPGRRQLRATDVKRLNRDWRRRTGARLGLLVESVTQPFNMGSIIRSAAVFGVEHLWLAGNATPPTHRGVAKTALGTDRLVPWEHAGTPAEAAAAIRKEGLRLIAVELTADAVPLHDAPLDGDVCLAVGGEDHGCSPALLATADAVAYIPQIGRVGSLNVAVATAIALAEARRREWSA; encoded by the coding sequence ATGACCACCCGCGACCCGAAGAGCACCCCCGAACCCGCCCCGGGCCGCCGGCAGCTGCGCGCCACCGACGTCAAGCGCCTCAACCGCGACTGGCGCCGCCGCACCGGCGCCCGCCTCGGCCTGCTCGTCGAGTCCGTCACCCAGCCGTTCAACATGGGCTCGATCATCCGCAGCGCCGCCGTGTTCGGCGTCGAGCACCTCTGGCTCGCCGGCAACGCCACTCCCCCCACCCACCGCGGCGTCGCCAAGACCGCCCTCGGCACCGACCGCCTCGTCCCCTGGGAGCACGCCGGCACCCCCGCCGAGGCCGCCGCGGCGATCCGCAAGGAGGGCCTGCGCCTCATCGCCGTCGAACTCACCGCCGACGCCGTCCCCCTGCACGACGCCCCCCTCGACGGCGACGTCTGCCTCGCCGTCGGAGGCGAGGACCACGGCTGCTCCCCCGCCCTGCTCGCCACCGCCGACGCCGTCGCCTACATCCCCCAGATCGGACGCGTCGGCTCCCTCAACGTCGCCGTCGCCACCGCCATCGCCCTCGCCGAGGCCCGCCGCCGCGAATGGAGCGCCTGA
- a CDS encoding TraR/DksA C4-type zinc finger protein, producing MTVNGAVNSAVGDASGGYPPGGAAARQARELLERERRNRIAELGLLDGEGPGAPDEAAMARRGTLQGNLEEIDAALARLDDGTYGLCEDCGKPVPEGRLEIIPYARRCVACQQRRR from the coding sequence ATGACGGTCAACGGCGCGGTCAACAGCGCGGTCGGCGACGCCTCCGGCGGCTACCCGCCGGGCGGCGCGGCGGCACGGCAGGCCCGCGAGCTCCTGGAGCGCGAGCGCCGCAACCGCATCGCCGAACTCGGCCTCCTGGACGGCGAGGGCCCCGGCGCCCCCGACGAGGCCGCCATGGCCCGCCGCGGCACCCTCCAGGGCAACCTGGAGGAGATCGACGCCGCCCTCGCCCGCCTTGACGACGGCACCTACGGCCTGTGCGAGGACTGCGGGAAGCCCGTCCCCGAAGGCCGCCTGGAGATCATCCCCTACGCCCGCCGCTGCGTGGCCTGCCAGCAGCGACGGCGGTGA
- a CDS encoding rod shape-determining protein, which produces MTAAAAAPGGGRAALDLGTSRIRASVPALDVLVDRPSAAGDHAPAPAGRRRTAPARPVEHGIVADAGACTRLTRRTLQEAGPGLRLQHILLAVPAAASGTQLGRAATAVRAAAGCPVRTMEAPLAAALGAGIAVDDPRPRLTLDIGAGIVEMAVIMRGRVHLARSIQYVPDRQAGHAVPRLPEYVRERLPDGVRHLLADLPAPLRRTARDGGLLLTGGGARLPSLPGRLTAEMGLTVTIARDPARATIRGLARACRSPDLWRLART; this is translated from the coding sequence ATGACCGCCGCCGCGGCGGCACCCGGCGGCGGCCGCGCCGCCCTCGACCTCGGCACCAGCCGCATCCGCGCCAGCGTGCCCGCCCTGGACGTGCTCGTCGACCGCCCCTCCGCGGCCGGCGACCACGCCCCGGCCCCCGCCGGACGCCGCCGCACCGCCCCCGCACGCCCCGTCGAGCACGGCATCGTCGCCGACGCCGGCGCCTGCACCCGGCTCACCCGCCGCACCCTGCAGGAGGCCGGCCCCGGCCTGCGGCTCCAGCACATCCTGCTCGCCGTGCCCGCCGCCGCCAGCGGCACCCAGCTCGGCCGCGCGGCCACCGCCGTCCGCGCGGCCGCCGGCTGCCCCGTCCGCACCATGGAGGCGCCGCTGGCCGCCGCCCTCGGCGCCGGCATCGCCGTCGACGACCCCCGGCCCCGGCTCACCCTCGACATCGGCGCCGGCATCGTCGAGATGGCCGTCATCATGCGCGGCCGCGTGCACCTGGCCCGCTCCATCCAGTACGTCCCCGACCGGCAGGCCGGGCACGCCGTGCCCCGGCTGCCCGAGTACGTCCGCGAGCGCCTCCCCGACGGCGTCCGGCACCTGCTGGCCGACCTGCCCGCCCCGCTGCGCCGCACCGCCCGCGACGGCGGCCTCCTGCTCACCGGCGGCGGCGCCCGGCTGCCGTCCCTGCCCGGCCGCCTCACCGCCGAGATGGGCCTCACCGTCACCATCGCCCGCGACCCCGCGCGCGCCACCATCCGCGGCCTCGCCCGCGCCTGCCGGTCCCCCGACCTCTGGCGGCTCGCCCGCACCTGA
- a CDS encoding cyclopropane-fatty-acyl-phospholipid synthase family protein: MAPSYAAVLRAPHAFRTFSLALIGRLSYGTVFLSLTLAFTASTGSYARAGALMALNGLTVSVLSPLRAGLIDRHGPRRALPPMAAGYCLALLALAALTWRPGAPLALLTALTLAAGATMPPLGVVMRTLWNTLLPDGPLLRRAYSLDTVCEELVFVTGPLLAGLLAAAAHPALGIALSAALIAAGTLGLITSPAVRPRPPGTRPGRRRPAIPLAPCLAAAATGVVLGSTALLAVAFTRQHHQPAAVAWVEAALAAGSAAGGLAYGALSRTRPGRGRLAVLLLPLGTALAAAGLAPSTLALTAAACAAGLFISPVLTAAYLLADATAPPTARARAAAWVNTALNLGAAGGTAATGVYLDALPLPLCYALAAAPALAAAALLPLLRERQRDSPEPAAVAHHRPMDDTTTGQEFWDSRYAESDRIWSGNPNTALVREVTDLAPGTALDLGCGEGADAIWLARRGWRVTAVDISAVAVERAARHARDEGVADRTDFQRRDLAESFPEGEFDLVSAQFLHTPTDMPRERVLRAAAAAVAPGGVLLVVGHAGPPPWDPDAHPDVHLPTPDEVLASLELPDGAWEVLLSGEHERVQTAPDGRTMTRTDNALKIRRLR; this comes from the coding sequence GTGGCACCGTCGTACGCGGCCGTCCTGCGCGCACCCCACGCCTTCCGCACCTTCTCCCTCGCCCTGATCGGACGCCTGTCCTACGGGACGGTCTTCCTGTCCCTCACGCTGGCGTTCACCGCCTCCACCGGCTCCTACGCCCGCGCGGGCGCCCTCATGGCCCTCAACGGCCTCACCGTCTCCGTCCTGTCGCCCCTGCGCGCCGGGCTCATCGACCGGCACGGCCCGCGCCGCGCCCTCCCGCCCATGGCCGCCGGCTACTGCCTGGCCCTGCTCGCCCTGGCCGCCCTCACCTGGCGCCCCGGCGCGCCCCTGGCACTGCTCACCGCGCTCACCCTCGCCGCCGGCGCCACCATGCCGCCGCTCGGCGTGGTCATGCGGACCCTCTGGAACACCCTCCTGCCGGACGGACCGCTCCTTCGCCGCGCCTACAGCCTCGACACCGTCTGCGAAGAACTCGTGTTCGTCACCGGGCCGCTGCTGGCCGGGCTGCTGGCCGCGGCCGCCCACCCGGCCCTCGGCATCGCGCTCAGCGCCGCCCTCATCGCCGCCGGCACCCTCGGGCTGATCACCTCCCCCGCCGTGCGGCCCCGGCCGCCCGGGACCCGGCCCGGCCGCCGCCGGCCCGCGATCCCGCTCGCCCCGTGCCTCGCCGCCGCGGCCACCGGCGTCGTCCTGGGCTCCACCGCCCTGCTCGCCGTCGCGTTCACCCGGCAGCACCACCAGCCCGCCGCCGTCGCCTGGGTCGAGGCCGCCCTCGCCGCCGGCAGCGCCGCCGGCGGACTCGCCTACGGCGCGCTCAGCCGCACCCGGCCCGGCCGCGGCCGGCTCGCGGTGCTCCTCCTGCCGCTCGGCACCGCCCTGGCCGCCGCGGGCCTCGCCCCGTCCACCCTCGCGCTGACGGCGGCGGCATGCGCCGCCGGGCTGTTCATCAGCCCCGTCCTGACCGCCGCCTACCTGCTCGCCGACGCGACCGCCCCGCCCACCGCCCGCGCCCGCGCGGCCGCCTGGGTCAACACCGCGCTCAACCTCGGCGCCGCCGGCGGGACGGCCGCGACCGGCGTGTACCTGGACGCGCTGCCCCTGCCGCTCTGCTACGCCCTCGCCGCCGCCCCCGCCCTGGCCGCCGCCGCACTCCTGCCCCTTTTGCGGGAACGGCAAAGGGATTCGCCGGAACCCGCCGCCGTCGCGCACCATCGACCCATGGACGACACCACCACCGGCCAGGAGTTCTGGGACTCCCGCTACGCCGAGAGCGACCGCATCTGGAGCGGCAACCCCAACACCGCCCTCGTCCGCGAGGTCACCGATCTCGCCCCCGGCACCGCCCTGGACCTCGGCTGCGGTGAGGGCGCCGACGCCATCTGGCTCGCCCGGCGGGGCTGGCGCGTCACGGCCGTCGACATCTCCGCCGTCGCGGTCGAACGCGCCGCGCGCCACGCCCGCGACGAGGGCGTCGCGGACCGCACCGACTTCCAGCGCCGCGACCTGGCCGAGTCCTTCCCCGAGGGCGAGTTCGACCTGGTCTCGGCCCAGTTCCTGCACACGCCCACGGACATGCCCCGCGAGCGCGTCCTGCGAGCGGCCGCCGCGGCCGTCGCGCCCGGCGGCGTCCTGCTGGTCGTGGGGCACGCCGGTCCGCCGCCCTGGGATCCCGACGCCCACCCCGACGTGCACCTGCCCACCCCCGACGAGGTGCTGGCCTCGCTGGAGCTGCCGGACGGCGCGTGGGAGGTGCTGCTCAGCGGCGAGCACGAACGCGTCCAGACCGCCCCGGACGGACGCACCATGACCCGCACCGACAACGCCCTGAAGATCAGGCGGCTGCGCTGA
- a CDS encoding EF-hand domain-containing protein — translation MADVNDYRATFELVDVDGDGYISTAELKNLMTKLGQDVTDTRAVEVVVAADANRDGKISLEEFTALMERTARR, via the coding sequence ATGGCGGACGTGAACGACTACAGGGCGACGTTCGAGCTCGTGGACGTCGACGGCGATGGCTACATATCCACGGCGGAGCTGAAGAACCTGATGACCAAGCTCGGCCAGGACGTCACCGACACGCGCGCGGTGGAGGTGGTCGTGGCCGCCGACGCCAACCGCGACGGGAAGATCTCCCTGGAGGAGTTCACGGCGCTGATGGAGCGCACCGCCCGCCGCTGA
- a CDS encoding glycerophosphodiester phosphodiesterase translates to MRRSYEFLDHPGPIPFAHRGGAAGRPENSMAAFQRAADLGYRYLETDAHATADGVVVAFHDRTLDRVTDRTGTISRLPYTEVAKARIAGTEPIPRLEDLLGSFPDARVNIDLKDAHVIGPLATTLHRTAAWNRVCITSFSTRRLAQMRARLPLFTDRDVCMALGPRGVMALRARSYGGPAAKLVRLAATGVACAQVPYGLGPVPFVTEAFIDHAHRLGLQVHAWTVNDPAAMERLLDLGIDGIMTDELLPLRRIMSARGLWPHATA, encoded by the coding sequence GTGCGCCGCTCGTACGAGTTCCTCGACCACCCAGGCCCCATCCCCTTCGCCCACCGCGGCGGCGCGGCCGGGCGGCCGGAGAACTCGATGGCCGCCTTCCAGCGCGCCGCCGACCTCGGCTACCGGTACCTGGAGACCGACGCCCACGCCACCGCCGACGGCGTCGTCGTCGCCTTCCACGACCGCACCCTCGACCGCGTCACCGACCGCACCGGCACCATCTCGCGGCTGCCCTACACCGAGGTCGCCAAGGCCCGCATCGCCGGCACCGAGCCCATCCCCCGCCTGGAGGACCTCCTCGGCTCCTTCCCGGACGCCCGCGTCAACATCGACCTCAAGGACGCCCACGTCATCGGCCCGCTCGCCACGACGCTGCACCGCACCGCCGCCTGGAACCGGGTCTGCATCACCTCCTTCTCCACCCGCCGCCTGGCCCAGATGCGCGCCCGCCTGCCCCTGTTCACCGACCGCGACGTGTGCATGGCGCTCGGCCCCCGCGGCGTGATGGCGCTGCGCGCCCGGTCCTACGGCGGCCCCGCCGCCAAGCTCGTCCGGCTGGCCGCCACCGGCGTCGCCTGCGCCCAGGTCCCCTACGGCCTCGGCCCCGTCCCTTTCGTCACCGAGGCGTTCATCGACCACGCCCACCGGCTCGGCCTGCAGGTCCACGCCTGGACGGTCAACGACCCCGCCGCCATGGAGCGGCTCCTGGACCTCGGCATCGACGGCATCATGACCGACGAGCTGCTGCCCCTGCGCCGCATCATGTCCGCCCGCGGCCTGTGGCCCCACGCCACCGCCTGA
- a CDS encoding dipeptidase, translated as MSGTEGIEMSADLHRRAVVADTHNDLLMAVAARPPAQWAGFFRDRWLPQLRDGGVDLQVLPVFIDDRFRPEGALRETLRMVEAAHVLAEGNAGEVSLCRNGEDIDQALADGRIALVLALESAPGLDANVELFSTLHRLGVRVASIAHWGRTPLADGSGEDAAGSRLTAAGGDALAELERLGVIFDVSHLGAAGVAHVLELATRPVIATHSSARALRDHHRNLTDDQLRGIAATGGVVCVNFVAGFLSADPAGHTVDRPVDHIEHVAAVAGIDHVGLGPDFIREVSLELTPPCCEDMSALAGFDVNAVVPGLDGPRGLPLVTEALLRRGHTEPDIRKILGENVHHLFRKQLGRPA; from the coding sequence ATGTCCGGCACAGAAGGGATCGAGATGTCCGCCGACCTCCACCGCCGCGCCGTCGTTGCCGACACCCACAACGATCTGCTGATGGCCGTGGCGGCCCGCCCGCCCGCGCAGTGGGCCGGGTTCTTCCGGGACCGCTGGCTCCCCCAGCTCCGCGACGGAGGCGTTGACCTGCAGGTCCTCCCGGTCTTCATCGACGACCGGTTCCGTCCGGAGGGCGCGCTGCGCGAGACCCTCCGGATGGTCGAGGCCGCCCACGTGCTCGCCGAGGGCAACGCCGGCGAGGTCAGCCTGTGCCGGAACGGCGAGGACATCGACCAGGCCCTCGCCGACGGAAGGATCGCCCTGGTCCTGGCGCTGGAGAGCGCCCCCGGCCTCGACGCGAACGTGGAACTGTTCTCCACCCTGCACCGGCTGGGCGTGCGGGTGGCCTCGATCGCGCACTGGGGCCGCACCCCGCTCGCCGACGGCAGCGGCGAGGACGCCGCCGGCAGCCGCCTGACGGCCGCCGGCGGCGACGCGCTCGCCGAACTGGAGCGGCTCGGCGTGATCTTCGACGTCTCCCACCTGGGGGCCGCCGGCGTCGCCCACGTCCTCGAACTCGCCACCCGCCCGGTCATCGCCACCCACTCCTCGGCCCGGGCCCTGCGCGACCACCACCGCAACCTCACCGACGACCAGCTCCGCGGCATCGCCGCGACCGGCGGAGTGGTGTGCGTCAACTTCGTCGCGGGCTTCCTCAGCGCCGACCCCGCCGGCCACACCGTCGACCGCCCCGTCGACCACATCGAGCACGTGGCCGCCGTCGCGGGGATCGACCACGTCGGCCTCGGCCCCGACTTCATCCGCGAGGTCAGCCTCGAGCTCACCCCGCCCTGCTGCGAGGACATGAGCGCCCTGGCCGGCTTCGACGTCAACGCCGTCGTCCCCGGCCTCGACGGCCCGCGCGGCCTCCCCCTGGTCACCGAGGCCCTGCTCCGCCGCGGCCACACCGAGCCCGACATCCGCAAGATCCTCGGCGAGAACGTCCACCACCTCTTCCGCAAGCAACTCGGCCGCCCCGCCTGA
- a CDS encoding type II toxin-antitoxin system Phd/YefM family antitoxin codes for MEVPVTEARAEFADLVNRVAYTGEPVRLTRRGKVMAALVSPEDLELLEAIRAQRHDLQVGGTVPPGQPSRPAEHPRPQPPMRIAAEYRPPGFRH; via the coding sequence GTGGAAGTTCCGGTGACCGAAGCACGTGCCGAGTTCGCGGACCTGGTGAACCGGGTCGCCTACACGGGCGAGCCCGTCAGGCTGACCCGGCGCGGCAAGGTGATGGCCGCGCTGGTCTCCCCGGAGGACCTGGAGCTCCTCGAGGCGATCCGCGCCCAGCGCCACGACCTCCAGGTCGGCGGGACGGTCCCGCCGGGCCAGCCGTCCAGGCCCGCGGAGCACCCCCGGCCGCAGCCGCCGATGCGCATCGCCGCCGAGTACCGCCCACCCGGCTTCAGGCACTGA
- a CDS encoding ClpP family protease, with product MPGPADAQLFERLLAQRIVFLGTEVDDQVANRINAELLLLAAQDARRDITLYINSPGGVVDAGMAIYDMMQFVPNDISTVAMGMAASMGQTLLCAGTPGKRYALRHARVMMHQPHGGIGGTASDIKIQAEQSLYLKRTLAELTAVHTGQPLERIEADGDRDRWFTAEQAREYGFVDHVIDSTDRVGT from the coding sequence ATGCCGGGGCCGGCGGACGCGCAGTTGTTCGAACGGCTGCTGGCGCAGCGGATCGTGTTCCTCGGGACCGAGGTCGACGACCAGGTCGCCAACCGGATCAACGCCGAGCTGCTGCTGCTCGCGGCGCAGGACGCGCGGCGCGACATCACGCTCTACATCAACTCGCCCGGCGGCGTCGTGGACGCCGGCATGGCGATCTACGACATGATGCAGTTCGTCCCGAACGACATATCCACCGTCGCGATGGGCATGGCGGCGTCCATGGGGCAGACGCTGCTGTGCGCGGGCACGCCGGGCAAGCGGTACGCGCTGCGGCACGCGCGGGTGATGATGCACCAGCCGCACGGCGGGATCGGCGGCACCGCGTCCGACATCAAGATCCAGGCCGAGCAGTCGCTCTACCTCAAGCGGACGCTGGCGGAGCTGACCGCGGTGCACACCGGGCAGCCGCTGGAGCGCATCGAGGCCGACGGCGACCGGGACCGGTGGTTCACCGCCGAGCAGGCCCGCGAGTACGGCTTCGTCGACCACGTCATCGACAGCACCGACCGGGTGGGCACATGA